One Ascaphus truei isolate aAscTru1 chromosome 12 unlocalized genomic scaffold, aAscTru1.hap1 SUPER_12_unloc_8, whole genome shotgun sequence genomic region harbors:
- the LOC142473871 gene encoding histone H1.5-like, translating to MAETAPAPPPAESAAKKKQPKKASGASKSRPAKSGPSVSDLIVRAVSASKERSGVSLSALKKALAAGGYDVEKNNSRLKLALKGLVSKETLIQLKGSGASGSFKLNK from the coding sequence atggccgagaccgctcctgctcctcctccagctgaaagcgccgccaagaagaagcagccgaaGAAAGCGTCCGGAGCCTCGAAAAGCCGCCCAGCAAAGTCCGGTCCCAGCGTGTCCGATCTGATAGTGAGAGCTGTGTCCGCCTCTAAGGAGCGCAGCGGGGTCTCCCTGTCCGCTCTGAAGAAGGCTCTGGCTGCAGGAGGCTACGATGTGGAGAAGAATAACAGCCGCCTGAAGCTGGCTCTCAAGGGCTTGGTGAGCAAGGAAACCCTGATCCAGCTGAAAGGGAGCGGAGCCTCCGGATCGTTCAAGCTGAATAAGTAG
- the LOC142473873 gene encoding histone H3 → MARTKQTARKSTGGKAPRKQLATKAARKSAPATGGVKKPHRYRPGTVALREIRRYQKSTELLIRKLPFQRLVREIAQDFKTDLRFQSSAVMALQEASEAYLVGLFEDTNLCAIHAKRVTIMPKDIQLARRIRGERA, encoded by the coding sequence atggcccggaccaagcagaccgcccggaaatccaccggAGGGAAGGCTCCCCGTAAGCAGCTAGCGACCAAGGCTGCCAGAAAGAGCGCACCGGCCACCGGCGGAGTGAAGAAGCCTCACCGCTACCGGCCCGGTACTGTGGCTCTCAGGGAGATCCGCCGCTACCAGAAGTCCACCGAGCTGCTCATCCGCAAGCTGCCCTTCCAGCGCCTGGTCCGGGAGATCGCCCAGGACTTCAAGACTGACCTGCGCTTCCAGAGCTCGGCTGTCATGGCTCTGCAGGAGGCCAGCGAGGCTTATCTGGTGGGGCTCTTCGAGGACACCAACCTGTGCGCTATCCACGCCAAGAGGGTCACCATCATGCCCAAGGACATCCAGCTGGCCCGCAGGATCAGAGGCGAGAGAGCTTAG